GATTTTGAATCAAACTAAGGTTTTCACCTAACATTGCTCATATTTATACAATaataatttctaaaaatttaataaatatgaaAAATCTTGAATTTATATGTCCCAAATTAATGTATTTAAAAATTAGGAATGAGTATTCGATTAAACAAATCGAATTTGCAGCTAACTAAATTATTAATCGAtctaaaaatattaattgaaatgaattgaaattgagaaaaaaCTAAATTTAACTAAAACAGAAAATAGTATAACCgaattaacaaaaaaataaaatatatatttcatattattaattatttaataaatataaataaaaatatacttaCAATCTttgtttatttattaaaaataataaatatgatttaacattaataaaataataattataagttaaatattattataaaacaatacaaatagtaattataaataatataatattaataaaattataattaatatattaattaatagaaattcgaTTATTTAAGTTAATTTAGTTACTAAATCAAAGTTAACCGAAtcaataattgaaattttttattattactaaccaaaaatcaaatcgaactaaATTTACTATTGCCGAAATAATTGAATTTAATCGATTTGATTCAATTATTCGACAATAATCGAATAATGCACACCCCTATCAGAAATCATGTATCTTTTAACCTAAACAGTAAAAAAGTATGTAAGTCATAAATCAATGATAGCCGGAATAGTGTTCCTTCGTCTTTAAGATGTAAAAAGTGGGAAAGTCTTGATTTTAAGTCTCTATAACTACTTATGACAACCTTAATTCACTTTTATAATAAGGAGAGATATGGTTATTTTTAATTGTACATATAACCCATCAGTTGTTACTCGGTCCATttgaacctccaataaatctaaAAAAGAAGCATGTAAGCCTTAAACATTATTCATTTTTCCCGGTGGGGATGAAAATGCCATTTATCcttctcttattattattattattatgaatgcAGCTAGATATGACAAAAAGAAATAGTGGATAGGAATTTTTTGCTGGTTAGCAAAATCACATATATATGTTTGGGGAAATAGCAAAATTTCCGTCAATTATAAAACAAAAACGTAAAAACAAACAGCGACTGAGTCTTATAGTTCTGATGGTTGAATTGACTGATAGTTTTGGATGGAAGATATATAACTAGATGGCTGAGTGGCGCGCGCCAATTTTTAACAAACAGTCCTTCATTTGCTACACTACACACTGATCTTTCTTCACCGTCCGAGTTCTAAGCTTTATCCATATCTTGTTATATTGCTGGCCTATAAAATCAATGCCTTCTGCTGGAAATTGACAACAGCTACCCATTTCATACATATACAATGATGATCTGTGCCTTATTCTACGCATCGTCAAATATATATATTGACcatattaatttttcttatatttctttctctttttatAACATTATTAAAACATCATATTATcattattaaatcaattttattcattttttattttatatatatatataaaatgataCTAAATTGAATTAGATTTAATACCTCATAATCCTGAAAATAGTTCCAATACTGCTCAttggtttttaatttaacttattcaATTCATAACTTAATTCATGttggatttaattaattaactttaagAATTTTTacctattttaattttattaaatttatcgacACTAATCCCTTAATTTTAGTTTAGTAATATTACAATTGTTTCCATAATTGTATGGTCTTGAATTCGTAATCTTTATATCAGAATTAATCAATTATTAAAAAGTAAATTATCCACACCAACAAACAATCCGATTAATATTTTACGCCCTAGGCAGCTGGTAGGCAAATGTCATCTACTCATCATCTTCTAATGAAAAGCTTATACTTTCACAAAATATATGGCTGAGGTTGCGGAATTGTGGTAAAGAGATATCTGTCACACTCTTGTTTATTTACTTACCAGCTTATTCAGATTCACTCTTTCTGATGTATATCTTGTTATGCATACATGATATCTAAATATTGACTCTATTAACTAGAGTAAAACTATTAAATATTTACCAATAAAACAATACGATTCCatcattatatatttaatttaatacatgAAAATAATAgtacatataaataaataaagaggAGGCATTAATGATTCTATAATAATGTATATATAAAATTAGTAAATAACTAAAAAAGATTAATTTCGTTCTTGCCTTGCTTTTTGTCTACCtgcttatattttataatttatggtgatttttgtgactaatataatataataataataataataataatttaagaaaaataataaaaaaaaaacttgggggaACGCTCATGAATAAAGACTCGATAGTTACATaagaaatttataagaaattaataattaaataaatattaattaaatatatttaaataaataaatttcaagaATGATACCTagcttttgaaagaaataatagaaaataatgtaaataaaaaaaagatttaAGAGTATCTAgataaaatgaaaatatttagTGAGAAAAGAGTGTTTGATGTGTAATAAATATAGTATACGACATACTATATATAGACAAacaaatgaaaataatttaaataaaaattaatttaatattatttaattaaaaaacagtaataaacatttaaatttaatttttataacaatAAAATGTTTCCTATTTACTTGGCCATTTCAATTAAATCGTCATAAGttagcaataataataataataataataataataataataataataataataagtattaattaatcttaagaaagtgaaataaaaagaatattaaattattaacataaaaaataatacatactaattaCAAATAagttaaatatctatattttatttttataactttttatgtaaaTTACACTTTTTGTctatcaatttttttaataaaaatttcataataaaaataatagaaaatataataatataataaaaatatttattaaagatatgaaataatttaaggttgattaaattatataataattgattatgagatcacaaattaatgatcaattttctttaaactaatgaCTATCaataacttattattattattattgaggatAACATAtggcaaataatatttttgtataaacgaatttataaaaattttatcacatgtcacatttcataaattctctcatttatattaattattatttatttatttatttttcatttaattatcATTATCATTATCTATATTATCTATATTACACGCATTCTGAAGTTTTGATATATTCTTATAGATGCTTAAGAAATCATCAATTCAACTGGCATTTTAACAAGTaatttgacaattatgaaaacaCTAATTTAACTGGAAATTTTATGTGTATCTGATACATTATCACATTGATTCTAACACACACAGTAACTTTGATACTCTGATATGACAATGTAATGTTGTTACTAAAATTACCTTTTGTATCAacggttttgtatttattttttaaatactgAATATCTTTTAAATTGATGTTTTCACAAGCACACACTAtattgataaataattttaaattcatatTATTTTAGTAAAATGTTTTTAAAAACATATTATTTATATAATCAATCCACAATATATACAAATAGAGAGTTgttgtgatttatttatttatatattgagAAAGTTGGTGGCTGTGAATTGTGATGTTGATCTGTCTTCATGCAGACATTTTACGACTTCTTGTTGGAACTGCTATCAGCTATCTACATTTTCAGCTTCTTGACAACTTTCACTTCCGATTTCCCGAGTAATTACAAGCAGaaagtatattttttttttatgctgtTTGAATAATATACTTTTAACTCTTAGATAAACTAGGCTAATTAAGGCATGTTTATTAAAAGTAAATTATTCTAATCAAATTCAAATATTATTTGATATTTAATTAGTACCTTAAGTATTAGTAATAATTTGGGCAATTGGACTCAAGGTGTCCAATTGGACTACCTGATAGACACGTGAGTCTCGTGCATGGACCGTCCCGAGTCCTTAAAAGAAATGTTGCTGAggaaaacctttttttttttttttctttaatgatATTTCAaggattattttttaaataaatagaaattatgGAGAGGgtataaattgaatgaaattctgaCCACTAATGCCATTGCGCATGATCATATAGGATTTGCAGGAGCTTGTTTGTCGTCCTGAAGCTGTCGTAGACCTTGTGTTTGCAGATAAGGTTTGGATAGGATGACCCCACGCTTTTTCCTTGTTTGTTTTGGTTCTCTCGCCCAAAAAATCTCTACTCGCAAGTTGATCTCAAAAttcagaaagatcaaagaaaagaaaCTAAAAACATTTGAGGCTCATATAAAAGGGCTTTTACCAGAAGAGTGTAACAGACAAAATAATTTACCCaaaaaaaaatgatgaatttGAACTTAATTACTAAATGGGATAAAATTATGTTAAGTTGAAATATTTTGAAAGTTAGACGCTAATTATAGAAACGTTTTTAAGTCAAATATCAATACGTTATTTATAATAGTGTGcacttaattttagttaaaaattattaaataaaataattaaaaaatttaaaacaaaacctACTTATGGTAGtgtctaatttttttattaattattttattttatatttttaaataaaatataaatattattttaattaatgttataataattaatattttagaccataacatttttattataaaaaattattttttaatttaaaataaaattaaattttaattaataaaaaattaaaatataaaatgttattaattttttttaataattactttcaaaaataataaattactaaatattaaattaaataaaaattacaatataaaatattgttaatttattttaataattattttgaaaaaataattaattattaaatttaaatgttattaattttattttaataattattttaaaataataataaattactaattttaattaagcattattattaattttcctaattattaagattacaatattaaatatgttattcaattattatatttttatgaataagaatttttttaaaaataataaaatattaaatatattgagtaaattaataaaattaaatagatgaGTTAAAATTGacatataaatgaaaatatttgaataattcgTGAATTgatgagtttaattattttttaattatatataatagctaaaattgaaaataatataaaaagtttatgattaaattaataaaaaagaaatgtTTGGTTAAAATTAAGGATAATAACAGGTAAATTACTCATGAAAGTTACCCTACATAAATTCGAACTCATCACATGTATTATTTATCAAATTCAAAACTGTCAcaaaattgattatatattacCCAAACTTATCCCATTAGAGTTCACTCAAATCAAGTACTCGTAACTAACTGATCTATtgccacccttaattaaaattGACAATTGACATaaaggttttgattttttttgtcattcaacctaaaattaattaaacatataataataaattaatattgacTAAATGCACATATTAACTTATAcaacaaagtttttaaatttgattCGATCATTGAACTAGTGAAAGTAGAAAGTTTAAGCGTTAAGATTTAAATCGAGTCGAATCTTGATTTAATCAGTAtattatgaaataaatattaattattttataaaattaataattaagaaaaattaataataatcctCGATTATaattagtaatttattttttaaataattattaaaataaaattaataacatttaaatttaataactaattatttttttaaaataattattaaaacaaaattaacaatattttatattataactttttattgaatttaaaatttaattaaatatttaataatttattattttctgaaagtaattattaaacaaaattaataaaattttatattttaatttctttcatttaattaaactttaatttaattttaaattaaaaaaataattttttataataaaaatgttaTGGTATaccatattaattattataacattatttattaaaataatatttacattttatttaaaaatataaaataacacaattaataaaaaaataaagttggACGTTACCATAAATAGCTTATAGCTTTCCTTTAATTttgtttaatattttatttaataatttataattaaaatcagtTACAAGCTATCATGAATAACATCCGATTTTGAGTGTTATTATAATTAGTATTTCACCCTCAAAACACTGTTATAGTTAGCGTTTCATTCTCAAAACGTCTAATTCAGTACGATTTTACCTCTTTTTATAAATGAGTTCAAACTCattcttttttaatatattatttttttctgtTATACCCATTTAGTAAAAAACTCCACGTAAAAGAAGGTGATGGTGGTTTGTTTTTTTACAATCGTAGCATGAGGAAGGAATTGCTGTACGTAGCTTGGGCTTATGCTATTGGTTTTTCTACCTAAGCTTTCAAACAGAAGGTAGAGTTAGATATATCTACcaacaaacatatatatatatatatatatatatatttcacaatcacagtgGGGGAGAGACTAAACTTCTTATGGATATGCTTTGCCATAATTTTGGCTTTTATGAGTCAGCTTTACCAATCTTTTATGAGCCAATCGGCAGATGCTACCAACTCCAACAACTAATAATTATTCAACCCACGAATTTTCTCTTTCAATTAATCGCTCTACAATAAAATCAGCAACGCTATAACTTTCATCAAGGACGATAGCTTTATAATTACTTGAAATGATTTTTTGTCCATGTCTATTGTAGAATATGGATGCGTTCTGCAGCAGAAATAAACGTGACAAATTTGACAACATTCATGGTCCTTCAACCATCATCTCTTTGAAAAGAGAAATGACTattgaatataaaataaaaataaaaataattaatataaatttaattttatacaaattaatataatattttttaaattaaatatttatatcaaaattgattagataattaaaataataagtacataaattttaatttaaattattaaaattatcttATGTGGCGAGTGGTGACCCTTTGCAGGCAAGAAGAGCTGTTTTCGGTGTTACCTCATTGTCATGCATGTGATTGTCTTTGTCGGATAGTCTTGCTAGAATTGATTGGTAAGCGAGCATCCTTTCTACTTTTAActgctaaaattttattttacaaattagttatggattttaattaaaattaattaaataaacaatTTATAAAAGTTAGATGTTGCGCTTATATATAGCCTTcagttttttatttattatttggtattttttttttcaataattaagAATGGAGTGAATGTATATTCTGATTTTTTagcataatataatatttatatttttctatggagaatatCTGCCATACCAAGTGAGATTCAGTTCAATCctgtttggtaactgagaaaagAATAGAAAGTGACTAGTGAGGCgtacaagaaaataaaagagagagagagagagagagagagagagagagagaggggaccagagaaaagtgaaagagagagaGCACTCTTCTATCAATTTATTCCATAAAACTACCAGTCTACAATACAACTCTCACAAAGGTCTACAAAGCTAACAAGTACATAGCCTAGATCGTTGACCACTGGCACTGGGCTTTTCCAAATGCGTGGTGGTCCTCGTTTAGAAAGGTGTTGGGCCAGAAAGCCCAATCTTCTGTATATCTGAGACTGAAGTTTGCTACTAAGAGGTCTGTCTCTGACTACTAAATCGCCTCTTCAACGAATTAACTTCAAGGGTCGCATCATTACATTGTCTTCATGATCCAGTATCTGCATATTTACCAAAACAAATTAAAACAATACAAATGAATTATGAATCTAATCTTTATTTACAGAGAATCAAATCACCACTTACATGGCAATGGTAGACGTAACCAGGCTCTGCAGTTGCATCAAACGCATAAGATGCATTCGAGTGGATGTAAGCAAATCTCACTAGAATCTTTGTCACATACCCTGGTGTCATCTTATACACGTTCTTCCACCCTTTCTCTTGTGCTGGCACCTCTAACTTCTTGCCGCTTGCATACTTGTTTATTTTGCATTTAATTGCATCGTTCGATTTATTCATGCAAGCTTTAAACTCCTCTATATTGATCAACTCCGTTTGATCCATCACCACGAATAATCCCAAATGAATATGCAATGGATGATTATCCTCCGTTAGATTGATCACATTCCATACCTCTGTGGTCCCTTCTTTTGGGGTTTCAGTCACTGGTTCTTCGTAAggttttccattgatataaagatGAATTGGCTCATCAGTGTTGCTTGTGTACTCGTATAGAGCGATGTATCGAGTTTGGGATGCACTGGATAATTCTGGAGAAGGATATTTTATCAACTTTTTTGGCACTCTCCACGTGTCCACCTCCTTATCCTTCTTGATGATGAACTTCATCACCTTCCCATTCGCTTCATTGACTGGGTCCCCGTCTGGAAAGGGATACTTTGCATTATTGGCTAAAATAACAGTGTCTGACTTTGACTTTGAAAAGTCAATAACCACATCAGCAATTTCAGATGGAGCTAAGAGGATTTCATTTGTCACTACATGTTCTTCAAGATATACAGAGTCAGCTGCCACGTGGATAAATCTAAGACCGTTGGTGAAAAAGAATCTGAAAAATCTAGCATTGCTAGCATTTATAATGCGAAATCTATATTTACGACGTCGTACTGTCGCATGTGGCCATGCCTTGCCATTGACAATAATTGCGTCCCCAAAGTACTCCGGTTGCCACTGTGGATGTATGGAGGGATTGTTTCCAGTAGAATTCATGTATATGGAACCATTGATGCGAAAGCTCCGATCAAACACCATCAAAGTCCGATCAAACTCATCGCCGTAAGGTAGACCAAGTGGGCCTTCAACCTTAGGGTGTCGAATAATGTAGGCTCCAACCAAGCCAGCCAATAGGTTGACTCTAGTCAACCCCATGGCATGATCATGGTACCATAAGTTTCCAGGTTGTTGAAAGTTGCGGTAATGATACGTTTTCTTAGTCCAAGTGGGTCCCTTTTCTGCAAATCGATTGGTGAACCATGACTCTGCATGTCCATCGCTCTCGGGTTCACCAATGACACCATGGAGGTGCACAACAGTGGGAATGCCCCTCTTCGTGGAAGGTACGGCAGTTGGGATTGTTGGATCCCATGGAAGTATATGCTTTGAAGGGAGGTGATTTTTCCATGTCACGTAGGTATCAACGCCGTAGATGGCCTCAATTGTTGGACCGGGGACGGTTGCATTGTTCTTTGACACACCGTAGGCAAATACTGGTGTTGGAGGTAGGTCCCGATGAAATTTCTGATAAAGCAATTcccataaaaaaattataataaaacatTAATTACTTTCATCGAGAAAGGACGATAAATTGCAAAGAAtttttctaatttaataaataaatgacCGTATGATTCGTGGCCGAATCGATTGAATGAAGTATCCTATAAGTGTGCGTTCATCATTTATTTATAATCCATTTTGGAATGAAgctgaaaattattatttttttttaagtaccattttaatattattaaaaaataattcaaaaaataattttaattttttaaaagtttttataatttagatatattaaatttaaattaaactaaatttaaaaattaaaatttttaataaatatttttaaataatttttttttaaaaaactatTTAAATAAGATCATATCAAAGATGTTGCTAATTTTTATAGAGACAAAGTTGTTCCCTTGTAGTTTTTGTGAAAAGATTTTTAAGAACTGAAAAGGTAGCCACCAAGAAAAAGGAATACATGAAACTATGCAAAGCCAAAAGGTCACATTCCATTTCCAACATATGGGCTCTCAATTCAAGCCATTGAAGGAAAAACTTGCCTTGCCTCCATCTTCAAATGGATGGAGAAATTGCAGTCAACTAAAACTGGTGGTAGCACTGTTCACAATTTCAGTGATCTTTACACACGCACTCACATACATGGTCATTTGGTTGCAGGATAGGGGAGGTTTTATATGACGGATTATGAAGGAAATTAAGCATAAAAGGTGCTTTTTAGTGATTCCAATTCAAGAAATTCATTTTCAAGAAATGAACTAAACCCAACAAAGAAGGGAACCCAAATTTTCTTGTAATGAAATTGCAGAACAATCAATTAGTTTTGATAGTTGAGTAGTAATGCAGTCTTGTTCAACGCTATAAATTATCGAATTTCAATTCAAATAGACGCCaaatgaaataatatatatatatatatatatatatatacagaactattaaaagaaaaaaaaaaaaagaaggaaaattgtAATACATACCCATTCCTTCTTGAACATGCCAATCCTTAGCCGCTTAGGTTTGGGAACACCATTCACAACATCAAAACCATGGATTCTGGGCATATCTGGAAGCTCGTCAACAAACATTTCCAACTGGGATGGATTTATTAGCCTGTCTTCTGCCCATGTTGTAGTAAGCACCAGAAACAGAGCTAACAATGGCACACTAAACACCAGAACCCTATCCATGGAAACAAGACACTAGCCACCCAGcaactgagagagagagagagagagagagagagagagaatttgaAATGATTCTTGATGAGGAAGAGAGATAAAGAGAAAGCTTTGGAGGGTATATATGAGAGATACTAATAAATTTTCTACGAGGGAATCAATGGCGAGTGTGAAACGGagaaataataaattttcttttatggGTTCGATGTGTCCTATAAGGAAAAAGATA
The Hevea brasiliensis isolate MT/VB/25A 57/8 chromosome 18, ASM3005281v1, whole genome shotgun sequence genome window above contains:
- the LOC110650884 gene encoding multicopper oxidase LPR1, which codes for MDRVLVFSVPLLALFLVLTTTWAEDRLINPSQLEMFVDELPDMPRIHGFDVVNGVPKPKRLRIGMFKKEWKFHRDLPPTPVFAYGVSKNNATVPGPTIEAIYGVDTYVTWKNHLPSKHILPWDPTIPTAVPSTKRGIPTVVHLHGVIGEPESDGHAESWFTNRFAEKGPTWTKKTYHYRNFQQPGNLWYHDHAMGLTRVNLLAGLVGAYIIRHPKVEGPLGLPYGDEFDRTLMVFDRSFRINGSIYMNSTGNNPSIHPQWQPEYFGDAIIVNGKAWPHATVRRRKYRFRIINASNARFFRFFFTNGLRFIHVAADSVYLEEHVVTNEILLAPSEIADVVIDFSKSKSDTVILANNAKYPFPDGDPVNEANGKVMKFIIKKDKEVDTWRVPKKLIKYPSPELSSASQTRYIALYEYTSNTDEPIHLYINGKPYEEPVTETPKEGTTEVWNVINLTEDNHPLHIHLGLFVVMDQTELINIEEFKACMNKSNDAIKCKINKYASGKKLEVPAQEKGWKNVYKMTPGYVTKILVRFAYIHSNASYAFDATAEPGYVYHCHILDHEDNVMMRPLKLIR